The following coding sequences are from one Scomber japonicus isolate fScoJap1 chromosome 3, fScoJap1.pri, whole genome shotgun sequence window:
- the LOC128355460 gene encoding putative methyltransferase-like protein 7A, which produces MALLMRLCSFVVNVLLLPLHVIDAVGLYKLYKRVFPLCVYRISFTYNKKMHDKKKELFLTLPEFSKAGQLTILEIGCGSGTNFEYYPSGCKVICTDPNPHFQKYLKKSMDVNDHLKYEKFVVASGEDMGSVEDESVDVVVCTLVLCSVNSIPQTLREAHRILRPGGALYFIEHVVADPSSWAYFLQHVLQPAWYYFGDGCEVTRATWKHLEAAGFSELKLKHVEAPLFVVISPHIIGYAVK; this is translated from the exons ATGGCTCTCCTAATGAGATTATGCTCATTTGTTGTCAATGTGTTGTTGTTACCCCTTCATGTGATCGATGCCGTCGGCCTGTATAAATTATACAAACGCGTCTTTCCACTATGTGTGTATCGGATATCTTTCACCTACAACAAGAAAATGCACGATAAGAAGAAGGAGCTGTTTCTCACTCTTCCAGAGTTCAGCAAGGCCGGTCAGCTCACGATTTTGGAGATCGGCTGTGGCAGTGGCACAAATTTTGAGTACTATCCATCCGGTTGTAAGGTGATCTGCACAGACCCCAACCCTCATTTCCAGAAATATCTGAAGAAAAGCATGGACGTAAATGACCATCTCAAGTATGAAAAGTTTGTGGTGGCATCGGGGGAGGACATGGGGTCAGTTGAGGACGAATCGGTAGACGTGGTTGTCTGCACCCTGGTGCTTTGCTCTGTCAACAGCATACCGCAAACTCTGCGGGAGGCTCACCGCATACTGAGACCA GGTGGAGCTCTCTATTTCATAGAGCACGTTGTTGCAGATCCTTCCTCTTGGGCATACTTTCTCCAGCATGTTCTCCAGCCTGCCTGGTACTACTTTGGTGATGGATGTGAGGTCACCCGGGCCACATGGAAACATCTGGAGGCAGCTGGATTCTCTGAGCTCAAACTAAAGCATGTTGAAGCGCCGCTCTTCGTAGTGATCAGCCCACACATCATTGGCTATGCTGTGAAATAG
- the LOC128355459 gene encoding putative methyltransferase-like protein 7A translates to MKSCLMKVCRLLCKLLTLPLHLMEITGFYGMYKRVFPLLAYNITFSYNDKMHTVKRELFRNVCKFANTDGTLRLLEIGCGSGANFQFYPFGCTVVCTDPNPHFEKYLQMSMDANKHLTYDEFIVVSAEDMKGVEDESVDVVVCTLVLCSVRNVHRVLQEVRRILKTGGAFYFMEHVVSGPSSWIYFLQHVFEPLWYYLGDGCSITRATWKDLEEAGFSELHLKHIEAPEVTLMIRPHIMGYSVK, encoded by the exons ATGAAGTCTTGTCTAATGAAAGTATGCAGACTGCTTTGCAAACTGTTGACTTTGCCCTTACACCTCATGGAGATCACAGGCTTTTACGGTATGTACAAACGTGTCTTTCCGCTGCTTGCCTACAATATAACATTTTCCTACAACGACAAAATGCACACAGTGAAGAGAGAGCTTTTCCGAAACGTGTGCAAGTTTGCAAACACGGATGGCACGCTTCGCCTGCTGGAGATCGGTTGTGGCAGCGGGGCCAACTTCCAGTTCTACCCGTTCGGCTGCACGGTGGTCTGCACGGACCCCAACCCGCACTTTGAGAAGTACCTCCAGATGAGTATGGACGCAAACAAGCACCTGACCTATGACGAGTTTATAGTTGTCTCTGCAGAGGACATGAAAGGAGTAGAGGACGAGTCTGTGGACGTTGTTGTCTGCACGTTGGTGCTCTGCTCGGTCAGAAACGTGCATCGGGTGCTGCAGGAGGTCCGGAGGATCCTCAAAACG GGCGGAGCTTTCTACTTCATGGAGCATGTTGTGTCAGGTCCTTCCTCCTGGATATATTTCCTCCAGCATGTATTTGAGCCTCTGTGGTACTATCTTGGAGATGGATGCTCGATAACCAGAGCGACATGGAAAGATCTAGAGGAAGCTGGTTTCTCTGAACTTCACCTGAAACACATTGAAGCTCCAGAGGTCACTTTAATGATAAGACCACACATCATGGGATACTCTGTTAAATGA
- the atf1 gene encoding cyclic AMP-dependent transcription factor ATF-1 isoform X2, with amino-acid sequence MEEVQQGSNGTESQTTTIPTTISTSQFSQIAQQMSLGGSSVTVVQLPGGQFQVQGVIQSAQSSVIQSPQAQNTQAQCSDSDDSQDSSDSGGAAQKTREILARRPSYRKILNELSSEEVTHIEGKDNSPASTGVTGVTVPTTGLYQTSSGQYITIAANGTIQLATPGSEGLQGLQGLQAVTMSNSGGAQQGTTILQYAQTPDGQQILVPSNQVVVQGGEVQTYQIRTAPTSSSLPQTVVMTSPVGLSQGKSDDPTMKREIRLAKNREAARECRRKKKEYVKCLENRVAVLENQNKTLIEELKTLKDLYCVKTG; translated from the exons ATGGAAGAAGTACAGCAGGGCAGCAATGGCACTGAGTCACAGACTACGACCATTCCTACTACCATCTCAACCTCTCAGTTCTCACAGATAGCCCAACAG ATGTCACTGGGTGGTTCTTCTGTGACCGTTGTCCAGCTGCCAGGGGGGCAGTTTCAGGTTCAAGGAGTGATCCAGTCTGCACAGTCCTCAGTCATTCAGTCCCCTCAGGCGCAGAATACACAG GCCCAGTGTTCAGATAGTGACGATTCACAGGACTCATCAGACAGTGGAGGTGCAGCGCAAAAGACCAGAGAAATACTGGCAAGACGGCCGTCATacag AAAAATCCTAAATGAACTTTCATCTGAGGAAGTGACACATATTGAGGGAAAGGATAACAGCCCAGCATCCACAGGAGTGACAGGAGTCACAGTGCCCACCACCGGACTCTACCAGACCAGTAGCGGACAGTATA TTACCATAGCTGCTAATGGCACAATCCAGCTGGCAACTCCAGGGTCCGAAGGCCTGCAGGGGCTGCAGGGACTGCAGGCTGTTACCATGAGCAACTCTGGTGGAGCCCAGCAAGGTACCACCATCCTTCAGTATGCCCAAACCCCTGATGGACAGCAGATACTAGTGCCAAGTAACCAGGTTGTTGTACAAG GAGGAGAGGTGCAAACATACCAGATCCGTACAGCGCCCACATCCAGCTCCCTGCCACAGACGGTAGTGATGACCTCTCCTGTGGGACTATCTCAGGGAAAGAGTGATGATCCAACAATGAAGAGGGAAATTAGGCTTGCAAAAAACAG AGAGGCAGCCCGTGAAtgtaggaggaagaaaaaggaatatGTTAAATGTCTGGAAAACCGCGTAGCTGTTCTTGAGAACCAAAACAAGACCCTGATTGAGGAACTCAAAACATTAAAGGACCTTTATTGCGTTAAAACAGGATAA
- the atf1 gene encoding cyclic AMP-dependent transcription factor ATF-1 isoform X1, with amino-acid sequence MEEVQQGSNGTESQTTTIPTTISTSQFSQIAQQMSLGGSSVTVVQLPGGQFQVQGVIQSAQSSVIQSPQAQNTQAQCSDSDDSQDSSDSGGAAQKTREILARRPSYRKILNELSSEEVTHIEGKDNSPASTGVTGVTVPTTGLYQTSSGQYITIAANGTIQLATPGSEGLQGLQGLQAVTMSNSGGAQQGTTILQYAQTPDGQQILVPSNQVVVQGAGGEVQTYQIRTAPTSSSLPQTVVMTSPVGLSQGKSDDPTMKREIRLAKNREAARECRRKKKEYVKCLENRVAVLENQNKTLIEELKTLKDLYCVKTG; translated from the exons ATGGAAGAAGTACAGCAGGGCAGCAATGGCACTGAGTCACAGACTACGACCATTCCTACTACCATCTCAACCTCTCAGTTCTCACAGATAGCCCAACAG ATGTCACTGGGTGGTTCTTCTGTGACCGTTGTCCAGCTGCCAGGGGGGCAGTTTCAGGTTCAAGGAGTGATCCAGTCTGCACAGTCCTCAGTCATTCAGTCCCCTCAGGCGCAGAATACACAG GCCCAGTGTTCAGATAGTGACGATTCACAGGACTCATCAGACAGTGGAGGTGCAGCGCAAAAGACCAGAGAAATACTGGCAAGACGGCCGTCATacag AAAAATCCTAAATGAACTTTCATCTGAGGAAGTGACACATATTGAGGGAAAGGATAACAGCCCAGCATCCACAGGAGTGACAGGAGTCACAGTGCCCACCACCGGACTCTACCAGACCAGTAGCGGACAGTATA TTACCATAGCTGCTAATGGCACAATCCAGCTGGCAACTCCAGGGTCCGAAGGCCTGCAGGGGCTGCAGGGACTGCAGGCTGTTACCATGAGCAACTCTGGTGGAGCCCAGCAAGGTACCACCATCCTTCAGTATGCCCAAACCCCTGATGGACAGCAGATACTAGTGCCAAGTAACCAGGTTGTTGTACAAG GTGCAGGAGGAGAGGTGCAAACATACCAGATCCGTACAGCGCCCACATCCAGCTCCCTGCCACAGACGGTAGTGATGACCTCTCCTGTGGGACTATCTCAGGGAAAGAGTGATGATCCAACAATGAAGAGGGAAATTAGGCTTGCAAAAAACAG AGAGGCAGCCCGTGAAtgtaggaggaagaaaaaggaatatGTTAAATGTCTGGAAAACCGCGTAGCTGTTCTTGAGAACCAAAACAAGACCCTGATTGAGGAACTCAAAACATTAAAGGACCTTTATTGCGTTAAAACAGGATAA